One stretch of Urocitellus parryii isolate mUroPar1 chromosome 12, mUroPar1.hap1, whole genome shotgun sequence DNA includes these proteins:
- the B3gnt2 gene encoding N-acetyllactosaminide beta-1,3-N-acetylglucosaminyltransferase 2: MSVGRRRIKLLGILMMANAFIYLIVEVSKSSSQEKNGKGEVIIPKEKFWKISNVPPQAYWNREQEKLNKRYNPILNMLANQTGDVNGSSNISHLNYCEPDLRVMSVVTDFNNLPDRFKDFLLYLRCRNYSLVIDQPNKCAKKPFLLLAIKSLTPHFARRQAIRESWGKEINQGNQTVVRVFLLGQTPPEDNHPDLSDMLKFESEKHQDILMWNYRDTFFNLSLKEVLFLRWVSTSCPDTEFVFKGDDDVFVNTHHILNYLNSFPKHKAKDLFIGDVIHNAGPHRNKKLKYYIPEVVFSGVYPPYAGGGGFLYSGHLALRLYNITDQVHLYPIDDVYTGMCLQKLGLVPEKHKGFRTFDIEEKNKNNICSYVDLMLVHSRKPQEMIDIWSRLQSAHLKC; the protein is encoded by the coding sequence ATGAGTGTTGGACGTCGAAGAATAAAGTTGTTGGGTATCCTGATGATGGCAAATGCcttcatttatttgattgtggAAGTCTCCAAAAGCAGCagccaagaaaaaaatggaaagggagaAGTAATAATACCCAAAGAAAAGTTCTGGAAGATATCTAACGTACCTCCCCAGGCGTACTGGAACAGAGAACAAGAAAAGCTGAACAAGCGATACAATCCCATTTTGAACATGTTGGCCAACCAGACAGGGGATGTAAATGGGTCGTCAAATATAAGTCATCTGAATTATTGTGAACCTGACCTGAGGGTCATGTCAGTTGTGacagattttaataatttgcCAGACAGATTTAAAGACTTTCTCCTGTATTTGAGATGTCGAAATTATTCACTGGTTATAGATCAACCGAATAAATGTGCAAAGAAGCCCTTCTTATTGCTGGCAATTAAATCCCTCACTCCACATTTCGCCAGAAGGCAAGCAATTCGAGAGTCCTGGGGCAAAGAAATCAACCAGGGAAACCAGACAGTGGTGCGAGTCTTTCTGCTGGGCCAGACTCCCCCAGAGGACAACCACCCTGACCTTTCTGACATGCTGAAATTTGAGAGTGAGAAGCACCAAGACATTCTTATGTGGAACTATAGAGACACTTTCTTCAACCTGTCTCTAAAGGAAGTGCTATTTCTCAGGTGGGTTAGCACTTCCTGCCCAGACACTGAGTTTGTCTTCAAGGGTGATGACGATGTTTTTGTGAACACTCATCACATCCTGAATTACTTGAATAGCTTTCCCAAGCACAAAGCCAAAGATTTGTTTATAGGTGATGTGATCCATAATGCTGGTCCTCATCGAAACAAGAAACTGAAGTACTACATCCCAGAGGTGGTTTTCTCTGGGGTCTACCCTCCTTATGCAGGGGGAGGGGGATTCCTCTATTCTGGCCACCTGGCCCTGAGGCTGTACAACATAACTGACCAGGTCCATCTCTACCCCATTGATGACGTTTATACTGGAATGTGCCTTCAGAAACTTGGCCTCGTTCCAGAGAAACACAAAGGCTTCAGGACATTTGATATTgaggagaaaaacaagaataacatCTGTTCTTATGTAGATCTGATGTTAGTACATAGTAGAAAACCTCAAGAGATGATTGATATTTGGTCTCGGTTGCAAAGTGCtcatttaaaatgctaa